One stretch of Siphonobacter curvatus DNA includes these proteins:
- a CDS encoding OmpA family protein, whose product MKRAIGLVVVLFFWGFSLQAQRIYWASKVIQVSSETASNDPAYRAVQVLGKPNTGPYAGSSKAAWQPAQPDSGEEFVKVAFDTLTRIRQVIVVENFGAGCVHQVWASDEKGAEKLIFSNTEAVPATEGKIWSIKLPALTPYRVSAIRVVLNTARRPGMNQIDAIGISLGAESYQPVIKLAASRSPQKLVKENLGPAINSAAKELNPIIAPDGKTLFFTRWNHPDNMGDPMSDFPGAPAMKRQDIWFSQNLNGVWQPAQNIGAPLNNKDHNAICSISADSRTALLLNQYMPNGEMQFGISSSYKGKAGWSFPKPVIIEKLDLVRDENGYFTEYSLSPDKRTMLMAIHRSDSRGSRDLYISFLQKNGQWSPPRNLGPDINTAEEEGSPFLAADGKTIYFSTRGWPGYGDQDIFVSRRLDDSWQRWSEPENLGPDINTPGWDGYFTVPASGDYAYLCSDQNSLGGEDIFRIRINEAIKPEPVVIVSGTVLHAYTLKPMTADVIAQVLEGKKDSIQTEFNPETGEYKLILPLKKLYGLNSSKQGFYAQSEELDLRNEKRYREVRKNLLLVPMEKGTRIVMNTVYFEQSQPEVDSASFAELRRLVQVMKENPNMQIMMEGHTDNQGDFNANLVLSQQRVEHIKSFLVFKGIAEDRIICKGYGSSRPITNNYSEENRRKNRRVEFTILRK is encoded by the coding sequence ATGAAACGAGCGATTGGGCTAGTAGTAGTTTTATTTTTTTGGGGATTTAGCCTTCAGGCTCAACGTATCTACTGGGCTTCGAAAGTCATACAGGTTTCTTCTGAAACAGCCAGTAATGATCCGGCGTACCGTGCGGTACAGGTGTTGGGCAAACCCAATACGGGTCCTTACGCAGGCTCTAGCAAGGCTGCCTGGCAACCGGCCCAACCCGATTCGGGCGAGGAGTTTGTAAAAGTGGCTTTCGATACGCTCACTCGCATCCGGCAAGTGATTGTGGTTGAAAACTTCGGAGCGGGCTGCGTACATCAGGTTTGGGCCAGCGACGAAAAAGGGGCTGAAAAATTAATTTTTTCTAATACGGAAGCCGTACCAGCGACCGAAGGAAAGATATGGTCGATTAAACTTCCCGCTCTTACCCCCTACCGGGTCTCCGCAATTCGCGTGGTACTAAACACCGCCCGCCGACCGGGCATGAACCAGATTGATGCCATCGGTATTTCGCTGGGTGCGGAAAGCTACCAACCCGTTATCAAACTAGCCGCCAGCCGTTCGCCGCAGAAACTGGTCAAGGAGAATCTGGGGCCAGCCATTAACTCGGCGGCGAAAGAACTGAATCCCATCATTGCTCCGGACGGTAAAACGCTCTTTTTTACCCGTTGGAATCACCCCGATAATATGGGCGACCCTATGTCTGATTTTCCGGGAGCACCGGCGATGAAACGGCAGGATATCTGGTTTTCCCAGAACCTGAACGGCGTCTGGCAACCGGCTCAGAACATCGGGGCTCCGCTCAATAACAAAGATCACAACGCCATCTGCTCCATTTCCGCGGATTCCCGTACGGCCCTGCTGCTCAACCAGTATATGCCCAATGGCGAAATGCAGTTCGGTATTTCCTCTTCCTACAAAGGCAAGGCGGGCTGGTCGTTTCCTAAACCCGTTATTATTGAAAAACTGGATTTAGTACGGGATGAAAATGGCTACTTCACCGAATATTCGCTTTCGCCCGACAAGCGGACGATGCTCATGGCCATTCACCGCAGTGATTCGCGGGGCAGCCGGGATTTGTACATTTCGTTCCTGCAAAAAAATGGGCAGTGGTCCCCACCCCGCAACCTGGGTCCGGACATCAATACTGCCGAAGAAGAAGGCTCGCCCTTTCTGGCGGCGGACGGGAAGACCATCTATTTCAGTACCCGAGGCTGGCCCGGTTACGGCGATCAGGACATTTTCGTAAGCCGTCGCCTCGACGATAGCTGGCAACGCTGGTCAGAACCGGAAAACCTGGGACCGGACATCAATACGCCGGGTTGGGATGGTTACTTTACGGTACCCGCCTCGGGTGATTACGCGTACCTATGTTCGGATCAGAATTCGCTCGGCGGTGAAGATATTTTTCGGATTCGGATCAATGAAGCCATCAAACCTGAACCCGTGGTCATTGTTTCGGGTACGGTGCTACATGCCTATACCCTAAAACCAATGACAGCCGATGTAATAGCTCAGGTGCTGGAAGGTAAAAAAGACAGTATTCAAACGGAATTTAATCCCGAAACCGGAGAGTATAAATTAATTCTGCCGCTCAAAAAACTGTACGGTCTAAACTCGTCGAAACAAGGCTTTTACGCCCAAAGCGAAGAGCTGGATTTACGGAACGAAAAACGGTACCGGGAAGTACGTAAGAACCTGCTTCTGGTTCCCATGGAAAAAGGCACGCGGATTGTCATGAATACGGTCTATTTCGAGCAAAGTCAGCCCGAAGTAGATTCGGCCTCCTTCGCGGAATTACGCCGACTCGTCCAGGTAATGAAGGAAAATCCCAACATGCAAATTATGATGGAAGGGCATACCGACAATCAGGGTGATTTCAACGCCAATCTGGTTTTATCCCAGCAACGCGTGGAGCATATCAAGAGCTTTTTGGTCTTTAAAGGCATTGCCGAAGACCGGATTATCTGTAAAGGGTACGGGTCGAGTCGCCCGATTACGAACAATTACAGCGAGGAAAACCGCCGAAAAAACCGCCGGGTAGAATTCACGATTTTACGGAAATAA
- a CDS encoding glycosyltransferase family 39 protein: MSRPTIYLLLSGILILAVGLRLYTLGDYSLFFDEKSTLLVSQGVPLEGANQPELHQKYFTPKDFWRPKHMADYYEAINRSDIGNSPAYYVLFHAWVALFGMSDFTLRLLSVIFSVLTVALVFRFTQKHLKSDRMALFVALLMAIEPFFVAYSHQARNYSMTFFFTLLATDVFLDIVRSTRPVHWTRFLWYGLLAWLVWFCHFLGIVVIGIHGLYVLLYVRNLRIWMGLALSLIFPVLGMVWWMSPGKGGEYTLHTLKYQGELYKKIADTQTDGMITPATLPNIWKKLAPVLADQFWVSNGLASRLSGKRNLIILSITTVLSLFAIWQYQRKQQFRWSLIAIVLTIVSLFLYTTQPFAFLAFQSSMILAGVLLVYAFKNRAVAERPLLVFFVLLTFLPTAFLVVMSLKNGHTFGITQRYGGFSFPYALILIAIALRESRRLPLWSKAVVGVACVAQMGWLVQVLQEIYEDRSPKYTYRSEARIANPYWAAAQEIKKLYVPGDTILYPSGVKDVYGSADEYTADIKISILDAQLTNVYLPKDASYWQRIDSLEQDKLYLWQKSTGQKRLIFDFERSKYRY, encoded by the coding sequence ATGTCAAGACCCACTATCTACCTTCTTCTCTCTGGAATTCTTATTCTTGCGGTCGGTTTACGACTGTATACGCTCGGCGATTACAGTCTGTTTTTCGACGAAAAATCTACCCTGCTGGTTTCGCAGGGCGTACCGCTGGAGGGGGCCAATCAACCAGAATTACACCAGAAATATTTCACACCCAAGGATTTCTGGCGGCCCAAGCACATGGCCGACTATTACGAAGCCATCAATCGGAGTGACATCGGAAATTCTCCCGCGTACTACGTGCTGTTTCATGCCTGGGTGGCTTTGTTTGGCATGAGTGATTTTACGCTCCGACTGCTTTCGGTCATTTTCAGCGTTCTGACGGTAGCTCTGGTCTTCCGGTTCACGCAAAAACACCTCAAGAGTGATCGAATGGCCCTGTTTGTGGCTTTATTAATGGCCATCGAGCCGTTTTTTGTTGCTTACAGTCATCAGGCCCGTAACTATTCGATGACGTTCTTCTTTACGCTGCTGGCTACGGACGTTTTTCTGGATATTGTTCGCTCCACCAGACCTGTTCACTGGACCAGATTTCTCTGGTACGGATTGCTGGCCTGGCTGGTATGGTTCTGTCACTTCCTGGGCATTGTCGTGATTGGTATTCACGGCTTGTACGTATTGCTCTACGTACGGAACTTGCGAATCTGGATGGGCTTAGCTCTTTCTCTGATTTTTCCGGTACTGGGTATGGTCTGGTGGATGTCACCCGGCAAAGGCGGCGAATACACGCTACATACGCTGAAGTATCAGGGAGAACTTTACAAAAAAATTGCGGATACGCAGACGGATGGCATGATTACGCCGGCGACTCTTCCGAACATCTGGAAGAAACTGGCTCCCGTATTAGCTGATCAGTTTTGGGTGAGCAACGGACTGGCCAGCCGCCTGAGTGGTAAACGAAATCTGATTATCCTGTCGATTACCACGGTACTTTCCCTGTTTGCCATTTGGCAGTACCAACGCAAGCAACAGTTTCGCTGGTCACTGATTGCGATTGTATTAACCATCGTATCCCTCTTTTTATACACGACTCAGCCCTTTGCCTTCCTGGCTTTCCAGAGTTCGATGATTTTGGCGGGTGTTCTGCTGGTATACGCGTTCAAAAACCGGGCGGTGGCCGAACGTCCCTTACTGGTCTTTTTCGTACTGCTTACCTTTTTACCGACCGCTTTTCTGGTAGTAATGTCCCTAAAAAACGGACATACCTTTGGCATTACACAACGCTACGGGGGTTTCTCCTTTCCGTATGCGTTGATTCTGATTGCCATTGCTTTACGTGAAAGTAGACGCCTGCCGCTCTGGAGTAAAGCGGTTGTGGGTGTGGCCTGCGTCGCTCAGATGGGCTGGCTGGTTCAGGTTTTACAGGAAATTTACGAAGACCGATCACCCAAGTACACCTACCGTTCGGAAGCCCGGATTGCAAATCCGTACTGGGCGGCGGCTCAGGAGATCAAAAAGCTGTACGTCCCTGGTGACACTATTCTGTACCCCAGCGGTGTGAAAGATGTTTATGGATCAGCGGATGAGTACACAGCAGACATTAAAATCTCGATTCTGGACGCTCAGCTGACCAATGTCTAC